A genomic window from Tolypothrix sp. PCC 7910 includes:
- a CDS encoding RNA-binding protein has translation MSVRLYIGNLPKEEIDRQELQAVFAAEGDAVTTKLIKDRKTGKCRGFGFLTVNNDEQADQIIEKYNGQLFKDTAIKLEKALPRTKGDEGDEQAPKPTQSAGSSNPAPVTHKESNRREKSSKKPRRGAASSGRETTTTSDSDAIRPDPRWASELEKLKQMLAAQTTN, from the coding sequence ATGTCTGTTCGCCTATATATAGGCAATTTGCCAAAAGAAGAAATAGATCGTCAAGAACTGCAAGCAGTTTTTGCTGCCGAAGGTGATGCTGTCACCACAAAATTAATTAAAGACCGCAAAACAGGCAAATGCCGTGGCTTCGGCTTTCTCACAGTGAATAATGATGAACAAGCCGATCAAATTATTGAAAAGTATAATGGTCAATTGTTCAAAGACACTGCCATCAAGCTAGAGAAGGCATTACCACGCACTAAAGGCGACGAAGGTGACGAGCAAGCACCCAAACCAACTCAAAGCGCTGGTAGCAGTAATCCTGCTCCTGTTACCCATAAAGAAAGCAACCGTCGCGAGAAATCTTCTAAGAAGCCTCGGCGTGGTGCTGCTAGCAGCGGACGCGAAACAACCACAACATCTGACTCAGATGCTATTCGTCCAGATCCCCGTTGGGCTTCTGAATTAGAAAAGCTGAAGCAGATGCTAGCTGCACAAACTACAAATTAA
- a CDS encoding response regulator, translating to MKILLIEDDKQTNLVLAKALSTLNYQIESTNDGETGLELAKAFDYDLLILDVMLPKLDGISLCRQLRLEGSQVPILMLTAKEDISMRVMGLEAGADDYINKPFELSELIARIRALMRRGKTILAKVLVWENLELDINIKEVTYASKRLHLTPKEYGLLELFLQNPRRIFSRSVLLDRIWSADEFPGEEAVTTQIKGLRQKLKAAGMTADFIETVYGLGYRLKEPKNQPQKQNLPSANLSEKEQAEAKVMAVVANMREEFLKSFSEKFELLEQAIAQLSSVTPDKRILKQAQAEAHRLAGSLGCYGFLEGSKIARDIEQLLERYTVPYQRIALQLVELLKLLKQTLQQQPSSLVNPANAQITSSANLLIVDDDTTLTERIKLEAISWGFHVEVAADIKTARNILALNSVEVILLDLSFPAKEENGLTFLAELSETHPEIPVLVLTTNNQLQNRVEAARLGAQSFLNKTMSAVEVLTAINIALNQQTATDAKVLVVDDDPFILHKVSTLLSPWGLQVTSLQESQRFWEVLESTKPDLLILDIEMPDFNGIELCQIIRNDHCWHRLPILFLSAHFEPEILYQVYLVGADDYIRKPIVEPELIARILNRLERTHLSKKLLHKYYQ from the coding sequence GTGAAAATTCTTTTAATAGAAGATGACAAGCAGACAAATTTAGTCCTAGCCAAAGCGCTTTCAACTCTGAATTACCAAATAGAGAGCACTAACGATGGTGAAACTGGGTTAGAGTTGGCTAAAGCATTTGATTACGACTTGCTGATTTTGGACGTGATGCTACCGAAATTGGACGGGATTAGTCTTTGTCGCCAACTCCGCTTGGAAGGATCTCAAGTACCCATTCTTATGCTGACCGCTAAAGAAGATATCAGTATGCGTGTCATGGGTTTAGAGGCGGGAGCAGATGATTATATTAACAAACCGTTTGAGCTATCAGAGTTAATCGCCAGAATTCGAGCTTTAATGCGGCGAGGTAAGACAATTCTCGCAAAGGTTCTAGTTTGGGAGAATTTAGAGCTTGATATTAATATCAAAGAAGTTACCTATGCAAGCAAGCGTCTGCATCTTACCCCTAAAGAGTATGGTTTGTTAGAACTCTTTTTGCAAAATCCGCGCCGGATATTTAGTAGAAGTGTTTTACTAGATAGAATTTGGTCTGCTGATGAGTTTCCTGGGGAAGAAGCAGTGACAACCCAAATTAAGGGTTTGCGCCAGAAGCTCAAAGCCGCAGGAATGACTGCAGATTTCATAGAAACAGTATATGGTTTAGGTTATCGGTTGAAAGAACCAAAAAATCAGCCGCAAAAGCAAAATCTTCCCAGTGCGAATTTGTCAGAGAAAGAACAAGCCGAAGCTAAAGTTATGGCTGTAGTGGCAAATATGCGGGAAGAGTTTCTCAAAAGTTTTAGCGAAAAGTTTGAGTTATTAGAACAGGCGATCGCACAATTATCAAGTGTAACTCCAGATAAGCGGATATTAAAACAAGCACAGGCAGAAGCTCACCGGTTAGCTGGTTCTTTAGGATGTTACGGTTTTCTGGAAGGTTCTAAAATAGCTCGTGACATAGAACAACTGTTAGAAAGATACACTGTTCCCTACCAGAGAATAGCTTTGCAGTTGGTAGAGTTACTGAAATTACTCAAACAAACATTGCAGCAACAGCCATCTTCACTAGTTAACCCTGCCAATGCTCAAATTACATCATCAGCAAACTTACTAATTGTTGATGATGATACGACTCTGACGGAGCGAATTAAATTAGAAGCTATATCCTGGGGTTTTCATGTAGAGGTAGCAGCAGATATCAAAACGGCGAGAAACATTCTTGCCTTAAATTCTGTTGAAGTCATATTACTTGATTTATCATTTCCTGCTAAAGAAGAGAATGGTTTAACTTTTCTAGCAGAATTGAGTGAGACACATCCAGAGATTCCTGTTTTAGTATTGACTACTAATAATCAATTGCAAAATAGGGTGGAAGCTGCTCGTTTAGGCGCACAGAGCTTTTTAAACAAAACTATGTCTGCTGTAGAGGTTTTAACCGCTATTAATATAGCTCTCAACCAACAAACTGCTACAGATGCCAAAGTTCTCGTTGTAGATGACGATCCTTTCATACTCCATAAGGTTAGTACTTTGCTCTCGCCTTGGGGATTGCAAGTCACATCATTACAAGAGTCTCAAAGATTTTGGGAAGTATTAGAATCGACTAAACCCGATCTGTTAATTTTAGATATTGAGATGCCGGATTTTAATGGTATAGAATTATGCCAAATAATCCGTAACGATCATTGTTGGCATCGCTTACCAATTTTATTTCTCTCTGCCCATTTTGAACCAGAAATACTGTATCAAGTTTATTTAGTTGGAGCCGACGACTACATCAGAAAACCAATTGTAGAGCCAGAATTAATTGCTCGGATTCTCAATCGGTTAGAACGGACACATCTGAGCAAAAAATTATTACATAAATATTACCAGTAG
- a CDS encoding response regulator, whose translation MLQKRILVIDDEKNLCTVIKACLENIGRWQVLVAQSGTEGLAVAKSEHPDAILLDVMMPDIDGMSLFHSLQDNLTTNGIPVILLTAKVQTVDLNEFSQLAIAGVISKPFDPLRLSELVANTLGWKF comes from the coding sequence ATGCTACAAAAACGCATTTTGGTCATTGATGATGAAAAAAATCTATGTACAGTGATTAAAGCTTGTTTAGAAAATATTGGACGTTGGCAAGTTCTGGTGGCACAGTCTGGTACTGAAGGGCTAGCTGTAGCAAAAAGTGAACATCCTGATGCAATTCTCTTAGATGTTATGATGCCTGATATTGATGGAATGTCACTTTTTCATAGTTTGCAAGACAATTTAACTACTAATGGAATTCCAGTAATTTTATTAACAGCTAAAGTACAAACAGTAGATTTAAACGAATTTTCCCAGTTGGCAATTGCAGGGGTGATTTCTAAACCTTTTGATCCTTTGCGCTTATCAGAACTAGTTGCCAATACTCTAGGATGGAAGTTTTAG
- a CDS encoding response regulator, protein MSRKRILLIDDEKSLSTVIQACLENLADWTVLKAESGREGLLKAQTEKLNAILLDVMMPDVDGFTVLQELKNNPVTQSIPVMLITAKVEPTKHEQYAQLGIAGVINKPFDPLRLAEQVAGILGWK, encoded by the coding sequence ATGTCTAGAAAACGTATTCTTTTGATTGATGATGAAAAATCACTGTCTACAGTGATTCAAGCCTGTCTAGAAAACTTAGCCGATTGGACAGTACTAAAAGCTGAATCAGGTAGAGAAGGCTTACTGAAAGCCCAAACTGAAAAGTTGAATGCTATTTTGCTTGATGTGATGATGCCTGATGTAGATGGATTTACTGTGTTACAAGAATTAAAAAATAATCCTGTCACACAAAGCATTCCAGTTATGTTGATCACTGCTAAAGTGGAGCCTACCAAACATGAACAATATGCCCAGTTAGGAATCGCAGGTGTGATTAATAAACCATTTGACCCGTTAAGGCTGGCGGAACAGGTAGCAGGTATTTTGGGTTGGAAGTAA